The Salvia miltiorrhiza cultivar Shanhuang (shh) chromosome 2, IMPLAD_Smil_shh, whole genome shotgun sequence DNA window GACCTAATGGTTAAAATAGGATCGTAACTTTCAGGATTTTCAGAAAAAAAGGATTATATATtatggaatttgaaaatgaagactataacttttttttaaacatttACACTTCTGTTTTGGGCCGAAAATCAATTATTCGGGCTTTTAGTGCCACCTAGAGCCCGTTGCTGACGTGACCGAGCCATGTCAACTTTTTGGCAATTTTTgaaataggagtgtaaatgtaaaaaatggaagttatagtcctcattttcaaattccgtaACGTATAGTCATCTTTCTAAAAACACTGAAGATTACAGTCATGTTTTAACAATTaacaattatatttgttttatcttaattaatttaatatcctaAAGGAAAGCTACATATATGAGTTCATTATAATATTGAAAGACATGAAATTAATCTTCTTCctatcaatttaatttcttgctTGATCATTGTTATGTATGCATGGCTGCTTCAGATTACAACACGAGctaattaaaagaataattatgtTTAAAATAAATCTCCATCACGAGTTGAGAACTTCTTCGACTCCAGTAAATTAATTTAACTAGCATGCATGAAAAACCTTTCAAAAAACATGCATGACATAATAATGATTGATGATATAATTTGAGAAATGATCCAATagcatgacaaaaaaaaaaaaggccaaAAGTGCCATTCAAACAAGGCTTCGCATAACCATGACAGCAAAATGGCTTATAGTGCCATTCCAAAAGTGCCTAAATATTTCAGGTTTTCTTCATAAAAAAATGTCTTTAAACTGCTTAATTACTCAATTCTTCCTTGCTTGCAAATCTGCCATACTACAAAATCTCTTCTCACTATTCAAAATAAGAGGTCCTCGTCTCTTGAATTTCTCAACCATCAATTGTTGAAACATTGTAGGACTTGGAATTTGAGTCAGTTGGGTAATTGATTCAGTTGGAACGAAGTTCATCTCATCATTCCTGTCATCAATTTCTTGGGTTTGTGGACCATTGTTGCTtgctgctttttttttttttttccctcttttCCTATTCACCTAGATATAGTAAAAGATtaatttaaagaaataaaatataaaacaaaaaatgctAATAGCAGAGACATCCATACCTTTTTTCTTTCCACGACCTTTGGCATTATTCCCTCCGATTCCACACTTGCTACAGGTCACTGTGTATTGTCTCCTCCTAAGTTTGGTTTTTTTCTTGTGTTTCTTCTCAGCTGCCTCATCAGGTGTCTTCCTTCTGGCCATTGATTGCTTACCTTTTCCTTTCTCCATTCTTGGAGGTAGAGGTGGAATGTACATGCTATCATTCCATAATTGAGGACCACTCACACCAATTATACTAGCAGCATATatcttcttaaatgtctccacaCTGTAGCACTCATGAACAAAATCATCTCTCTTCTGCCTCTAATTGTTTATTGTAGATATTGCATGCTTACAGGGAATTCCACTTAAATCCAATTCTCTGCAACTACAAGTCTTTTTCCCTAAATCAACTAAATACTGAGAACTAACTGCAGTGGCATACAACCTGATACCTTTCCAACATTATTCTCAAGTAGTTGTTTGATCCTAGGGCAAATTCTCCATCTCCATTTGGTAGTTGAAATTTCTCTGCTTGTCTGAAACCTAACCATTATACCATGTTTCCTATCCATTCTAGCATAATCAATATTAACATTTCTCTTGCATCAAGTATTGCATAATTGAATGTGTAGTTCAATAGCATATCACACTTACTATTGTCACTGAAGTGAGATTTACTCCATTGTTTTGGTGGCTTGGCATCTAGGTTCAGATAAGATTTTCACCTCAGACATTCTTTGCGTTCATTCCCCTAAAGTAGTAGCTTCGACAGCTCTCCATACAACAGTCTTGAATGTATCTCCTCTGAACCCAACTAACTTAAAGTTCTCATGCAAATGCCTAACACAGAACCTATGTATACAGCATTTGGAAACACAAAAGACATTGCTTGGATTAAGCATTTTTGCTTGTCAGACATAAATGTGTACTCACTATCATCTTCAATCCCTAAATCTTGTTTCAAAACCACTAAAAACCATCCCCAAGTATCTTTGCACTCATTACTCACCACACCTTTAGCAATAGGATAGATGCCATTGTTTGCATCCATTCCGACAGCAGTTAACATTATGCCATGGTAAGGACCTTTTAGATGGCACCCATCAATTCCAATAATAGGCCTGCAAAACTTGAAGGCCTTTTTCGCagcatcaaaacaaatatatagTCATTCAAATCTGCTATCACCATGCTCGTCATCTCCAGCTCCTACAATTACTGTGGACCCAGGATTTGTCCTCCTTATCTCTTTAGAGTACTCCCACAACTTAGCATATTGCATATCACTATTTCCTTCAAGATTTTGCAGAGCGACTTTCTTAGCTCTATGGGCTTGATTAACATTTATCTCACAGCCCAGGTCAACCATCATATCCCTCCTAAAAATACTAGCTTTTCTATTGCGATCAGTCACAATCTGACCCATGTAGTTCTTACCCAACCATATGAGCTCGCACTTCTTCCGGAGGGAAGATTTGGTTGAGGCATCTATAAGTATCACTCTGGATGTTCTTGATAATCCTTTTGATATCGAAGGGTTCGTCCTCAAAGATGACTTGGTTGCGGGCAAACCAAAGGTGATTGACTGTGATAGCTAATGCCACCGGCTTAGCTTTTTGCATTATTGCGGATCCTTATTTTTTTGTCGTGAGGTGTTTGATAACACTAGGGATCATTTATAATAAAGCAATTAAGACCTTTTTGTCTAGATAGGAGAGTTGTAAGTCAAACTATCTATTACTTGAAATATCCTCATGTCCTTATTTTCCCTATCCAAAGATCACTCTCATCTTGCCTTCTTACTCAAAATATGAGTGCAACATGTGACTCTTGCTACTTCCCTTGTCTATGTAGGATTGTTCTAGGTTTGCCCGCATATCTTTTCTTTCTCCAACAAAATTGTCTTTATCTCTTACACATGTATTTACATAAGAACGCATACATAGGAGACCTACAAACCTCAAATTGTATCTATTATTGTGGTAATACTTATACCTGTATATGGTCTTTATCATGCATTTGGATTTGGTTAGATCTATTTGTACTATTATAGTGGCTTATGTTAAACATGAATAAATAGTGATTTTCACATAATTCATACAATTGAATTAAATCATGTAGGATTATTTGAAAACACATGTtgatttcaaaaatatattttagaattaattattttagaatCGAATAATTATTCTGTATGTATAAGCT harbors:
- the LOC131007996 gene encoding uncharacterized protein LOC131007996, encoding MGQIVTDRNRKASIFRRDMMVDLGCEINVNQAHRAKKVALQNLEGNSDMQYAKLWEYSKEIRRTNPGSTAFKFCRPIIGIDGCHLKGPYHGIMLTAVGMDANNGIYPIAKGVVSNECKDTWGWFLVVLKQDLGIEDDSEYTFMSDKQKCLIQAMSFVFPNARNVNIDYARMDRKHGIMVRFQTSREISTTKWRWRICPRIKQLLENNVGKRQKRDDFVHECYSVETFKKIYAASIIGVSGPQLWNDSMYIPPLPPRMEKGKGKQSMARRKTPDEAAEKKHKKKTKLRRRQYTVTCSKCGIGGNNAKGRGKKKGE